One window of Mesorhizobium sp. PAMC28654 genomic DNA carries:
- a CDS encoding sarcosine oxidase subunit delta, whose product MKLLTCPMNGPRNIDEFQSLGPVRAAPDPDASSDAEWARHLFRADNRKGMGVEWWRHVPSNFFFLAERNLVTNEIRSSAPTRQTTKAGREPAARTFWLAH is encoded by the coding sequence ATGAAGCTGCTCACCTGCCCGATGAACGGACCGCGCAACATCGACGAATTCCAGTCGCTCGGGCCGGTGCGGGCCGCACCCGATCCCGATGCATCAAGCGACGCCGAATGGGCGCGCCACCTGTTCAGGGCCGACAACCGCAAGGGTATGGGGGTGGAATGGTGGCGCCACGTGCCGAGCAACTTCTTCTTTCTGGCCGAACGCAATCTGGTGACCAACGAGATCAGATCATCCGCACCTACGCGCCAAACGACGAAGGCCGGCCGTGAGCCGGCTGCCCGAACCTTTTGGCTCGCGCATTGA
- a CDS encoding FAD-dependent oxidoreductase, whose protein sequence is MPLSLLKYGFSKDYPVTGDIPATPELRPSYDVVIIGGGGHGLASAHYLSKYHGITSIAVLEKGYLAGGNTARNTTTIRSNYITPEGVAFYKEGVSLFQGLSQELDFNVMFSQRGQLTLAYSEATLRSFHLRAEIGKHMGTRTEVVDPRGVEEIVPQLNMDRGGALEVLGGLWHADGGTARHDAVAWGFAAQASRRGAEIHQRTEVQSVEVAADRVKTVVTNRGRIACGAVLIAAGGMNYDVALMAGIELPIRCYPLQAMVTQPLKPWLDTLVSSVSLHTYLVQSSRGEIVIGGGSDPYQLYSTRSTLDMKEHLAAGAVHLFPFLQGVKLLRQWAGITDMTPDYSPIMGASPLANLWLDCGWGTWGFKATAVAGKRMAETIARGSVPDVLKPFALERFETFRLLNEMGATAASH, encoded by the coding sequence ATGCCGCTTAGCCTGCTCAAATACGGATTCAGCAAGGACTATCCGGTGACGGGGGATATTCCGGCGACGCCGGAGCTGAGGCCATCCTATGACGTGGTCATCATCGGCGGCGGCGGCCACGGGCTGGCGTCAGCGCATTATCTGTCGAAATACCACGGCATCACCAGCATCGCCGTGCTGGAGAAGGGCTACCTGGCTGGGGGCAACACGGCGCGGAACACCACGACGATCCGCTCCAACTACATCACGCCGGAGGGTGTCGCCTTCTACAAGGAGGGTGTTTCCCTGTTCCAGGGCCTGTCGCAGGAACTGGATTTCAACGTCATGTTCTCGCAGCGCGGGCAACTGACGCTCGCTTATTCGGAGGCGACGCTGCGCAGCTTCCACCTGCGGGCCGAGATAGGCAAACATATGGGAACACGCACCGAAGTCGTCGACCCGAGGGGTGTCGAGGAGATCGTGCCGCAACTCAACATGGATCGTGGCGGCGCGCTCGAAGTCCTGGGCGGGCTCTGGCACGCCGATGGGGGCACGGCCAGGCACGACGCGGTGGCCTGGGGCTTTGCCGCGCAGGCATCGCGGCGCGGCGCCGAAATCCATCAGCGCACCGAAGTGCAGAGCGTCGAAGTGGCCGCCGACCGAGTCAAGACGGTGGTGACGAACCGCGGCCGCATCGCTTGCGGCGCGGTGCTGATCGCCGCCGGCGGCATGAACTACGATGTCGCGCTGATGGCCGGGATCGAACTGCCGATCCGTTGCTATCCGCTGCAGGCGATGGTGACCCAGCCGCTGAAGCCCTGGCTCGATACGCTGGTCTCATCGGTTTCGCTGCACACCTATCTGGTGCAGTCCTCGCGCGGCGAGATCGTCATCGGCGGCGGTTCCGATCCCTACCAGCTCTACTCGACCCGCTCGACGCTCGACATGAAGGAACATCTGGCGGCGGGCGCGGTGCATCTGTTCCCCTTTCTGCAAGGGGTCAAGCTCCTCAGGCAATGGGCGGGGATCACCGACATGACGCCCGACTACAGCCCGATCATGGGCGCCAGCCCACTCGCCAACCTCTGGCTGGACTGCGGCTGGGGTACATGGGGGTTCAAGGCCACTGCGGTCGCCGGCAAGCGCATGGCCGAGACGATCGCTAGGGGCAGCGTTCCCGATGTGTTGAAGCCGTTCGCGTTGGAGCGCTTCGAGACTTTCCGGCTGCTCAACGAAATGGGCGCCACGGCTGCGAGTCATTGA
- a CDS encoding MmgE/PrpD family protein, with protein sequence MVDQPEEAAAVCEITARIADFVLRRPATQFPDEILRAASLQFLDTIGVTIAAGPMEAGRIARDAAVLLYGAGEDRHAARMLFDGRRVSLAGAAFAAATQTDNLDGHDGYSPTKGHIGVAVIPALAALAEAAPDLGGPEALAAIVIGYEIAGRAGIALHATVSDYHTSGAWNALGVAAMASRFIGLGDEKLRHAFGIAEYHGPRSQMMREIATPTMLHDGSGMGALVGLSAAVLAELGFAGAPAITLEAPDVAHHWDDLGSFWQMSRQYIKPYPVCRWAHAAIDGTRALCLEHGVGPEQVARVRVNSFHHAATLFAGMPDTTSKAQYSLAFAVATMVVHGRVGLEHISGAGLQDAAVAAMLKRVEVTESPRHSARFPQGRWADVSIETVDGRVLDSGDVHARGGPEAPFTSDDIEAKYMELAAPVLGEARARAIRDGILDLAAPGSRFSDLAVLLYDPPAGQRHHAA encoded by the coding sequence ATGGTCGATCAGCCCGAAGAGGCCGCCGCTGTTTGCGAGATTACCGCCAGGATTGCGGATTTCGTGCTGCGCAGACCCGCTACCCAGTTCCCGGATGAAATATTGCGGGCGGCATCGCTGCAATTCCTGGATACGATTGGCGTCACGATCGCTGCCGGACCAATGGAGGCAGGGCGGATCGCGCGAGATGCGGCCGTGCTGCTCTACGGCGCCGGCGAGGACCGGCATGCGGCGCGGATGCTGTTCGACGGCCGCCGCGTAAGCTTGGCTGGGGCCGCCTTCGCGGCCGCCACCCAAACCGATAACCTCGACGGTCATGACGGCTACAGCCCGACCAAGGGGCACATCGGCGTGGCGGTCATCCCGGCGCTGGCGGCGCTTGCCGAGGCAGCCCCCGATCTCGGCGGACCCGAGGCTTTGGCCGCCATCGTCATCGGCTACGAAATCGCTGGCCGCGCCGGCATAGCGTTGCATGCCACGGTTTCGGACTACCATACGTCCGGGGCCTGGAATGCGCTCGGCGTGGCTGCCATGGCCTCGCGCTTCATTGGCCTCGGCGACGAGAAACTCCGCCATGCCTTCGGCATCGCGGAGTATCACGGGCCGCGCAGCCAGATGATGCGCGAGATCGCAACGCCGACCATGCTGCACGATGGGTCGGGCATGGGAGCGCTGGTCGGCCTTTCGGCGGCGGTGCTCGCTGAGCTCGGCTTCGCCGGTGCGCCGGCCATCACCCTGGAAGCGCCGGACGTGGCGCACCACTGGGACGACCTCGGAAGCTTCTGGCAGATGTCGCGCCAGTATATCAAACCGTATCCGGTATGCCGCTGGGCGCATGCGGCAATCGACGGGACACGTGCTCTCTGTCTGGAGCATGGCGTGGGACCGGAGCAGGTCGCCAGGGTACGGGTCAACAGCTTTCACCACGCCGCTACGTTGTTCGCCGGCATGCCCGACACCACGTCGAAGGCGCAGTACAGCCTGGCGTTCGCGGTCGCCACCATGGTCGTGCACGGCCGCGTCGGCCTGGAGCATATCTCAGGTGCCGGTCTCCAGGACGCGGCCGTCGCGGCGATGCTCAAGCGCGTCGAGGTGACTGAATCGCCTCGACACAGCGCCCGCTTTCCGCAAGGGCGCTGGGCGGATGTCAGCATCGAGACGGTGGACGGTCGGGTGCTCGATTCCGGCGACGTGCATGCGCGTGGCGGACCCGAGGCGCCGTTCACGTCCGACGACATCGAGGCAAAATACATGGAGCTGGCCGCTCCGGTGCTGGGCGAGGCGCGGGCAAGGGCGATCCGCGACGGCATTCTCGACCTTGCGGCGCCCGGCAGCCGGTTCAGCGACCTCGCGGTTCTGCTCTACGATCCTCCCGCCGGCCAGCGCCATCATGCCGCTTAG
- a CDS encoding LysR substrate-binding domain-containing protein: MKPPPPLNYIRSFECSARHLSFTLAANELGYTQAAVSNHVRGLEHYLGRQLFIRYPRSLKLTEMGEAFLPTLRQALDLIDHATEAIVASARNKTVVISCPMSLAENWIAGCMAAFRNQHPEIEVVLHGTIWEDLSEQIADITISTRRFDDRPPAGVPLWNDQLVLLCAPQLMMGANRLKSPQDILHMDWIFVHGRQEYWQCMGEALGIDISDYEKGITTNASNIALELAARGAGCVATQYSLARTYLSRGLLVEPFPVRTASPWTYYLSESQLSKGSVVKTVKNWILGQAKIDVA, from the coding sequence ATGAAGCCACCGCCCCCACTCAACTATATCCGTTCGTTCGAATGCTCGGCCCGACACCTGAGCTTCACGCTCGCCGCCAATGAGCTGGGCTACACGCAGGCGGCTGTCAGCAACCACGTCCGGGGGCTGGAACACTATCTCGGCCGGCAACTGTTCATCCGCTATCCTCGCAGTCTCAAGCTGACCGAGATGGGCGAGGCATTCCTGCCGACACTGCGTCAGGCTCTCGACCTGATCGACCATGCAACCGAGGCAATCGTGGCCTCGGCCCGCAACAAGACCGTGGTCATCTCGTGCCCAATGAGCCTTGCGGAAAACTGGATCGCAGGATGCATGGCCGCATTTCGCAATCAGCACCCAGAGATCGAGGTCGTCCTGCACGGCACGATCTGGGAAGACCTCAGCGAGCAGATCGCGGATATCACCATCTCGACGCGGCGCTTCGACGATCGCCCCCCGGCTGGTGTTCCGCTGTGGAACGATCAACTGGTTCTGCTGTGCGCTCCGCAATTGATGATGGGGGCGAACCGGCTCAAGTCGCCGCAGGATATCCTGCATATGGACTGGATCTTCGTTCACGGAAGACAGGAGTACTGGCAGTGCATGGGTGAAGCGCTTGGTATCGATATCTCGGACTATGAAAAGGGAATAACCACGAACGCTTCGAACATCGCGCTGGAATTGGCGGCAAGGGGCGCCGGCTGTGTCGCGACCCAATATTCGCTCGCCAGAACCTACCTGAGCCGCGGCCTTCTCGTCGAACCGTTTCCTGTCCGCACGGCAAGCCCCTGGACCTATTACCTGTCAGAAAGCCAGCTGTCGAAGGGGAGCGTCGTCAAAACCGTCAAGAATTGGATCCTTGGACAGGCGAAAATAGACGTCGCTTAG
- a CDS encoding FAD/NAD(P)-binding protein produces the protein MSASQPVIAIIGGGFSGAATAFHLARLLPAGTSDIVVIEPRDRLGHGLAYSTNDPAHRINVAASRMTLISGQAGHFADWLERTGAIVDDAEAIAANGAVYPRRRVFGGYVESHLQPFLDSKTVRHVRSAVASVERNGEGYRLILADGAMLAADALVIATTHPPPALPQALRAVAGAAGLVSNPYDLERLEAIGRDDRVLVVGTGLTSADVIATLDRKGHRGRITALSRHGYRSRGHAAAPADPVGDFTSQPSRSTTVLLRRIRATLADAARGGQDWHPVLDAVRRQGQVIWKALPVAERRRVVRHLRALWDVHRFRVAPQIGDVLDRRIAEGTLAYRAASIANAEQADGGIRVTQRPRRENAVIVETFDTVIVTTGPAHGDILRTNTAIAALARLGLVRLDPIGLGLETDHLGHAVGTSGRSADSIFVSGPLARGGVGELMGIPEVTAHAERIAAEIQHWLDYRTALRRKAS, from the coding sequence TTGAGCGCTTCCCAACCTGTCATTGCCATCATCGGTGGCGGCTTTTCCGGGGCGGCAACCGCCTTTCACCTGGCGCGCCTGTTGCCGGCAGGCACGTCCGATATCGTTGTTATTGAACCCCGCGACCGGCTGGGCCATGGCCTGGCCTATTCGACGAACGATCCAGCGCACCGCATCAATGTGGCGGCGTCGAGGATGACGCTGATCTCCGGTCAGGCCGGCCATTTCGCCGACTGGCTGGAACGGACCGGCGCCATTGTTGACGACGCGGAGGCCATCGCTGCCAACGGCGCTGTTTATCCTCGGCGGCGCGTTTTCGGGGGCTATGTCGAATCCCACCTCCAGCCCTTTCTGGACAGCAAGACGGTCCGGCATGTCAGGTCCGCCGTCGCCTCGGTCGAGCGCAATGGCGAGGGCTATCGCCTGATCCTTGCCGACGGCGCAATGCTCGCGGCGGACGCCCTGGTTATCGCGACGACGCATCCGCCGCCAGCCCTGCCGCAGGCCTTGCGCGCAGTGGCGGGCGCCGCCGGTCTCGTGTCCAACCCGTATGACCTTGAACGATTGGAAGCGATCGGGCGCGACGATCGTGTCCTCGTGGTCGGCACCGGGCTGACCTCGGCGGATGTCATCGCGACGCTCGACCGCAAGGGGCACCGTGGCCGCATCACGGCGCTGTCGCGGCATGGCTACCGCTCGCGCGGCCACGCCGCCGCACCGGCCGATCCGGTCGGCGATTTCACCAGCCAACCGTCGCGCAGCACGACAGTGCTGCTCAGGCGCATCCGGGCCACGCTCGCCGATGCCGCGCGCGGCGGCCAGGACTGGCATCCCGTGCTCGACGCGGTCCGGCGTCAGGGGCAGGTGATCTGGAAGGCATTGCCGGTTGCCGAGCGACGTCGCGTGGTGCGCCATCTGCGGGCGCTTTGGGATGTGCATCGCTTCCGCGTCGCGCCGCAGATCGGTGACGTGCTCGATCGCCGCATTGCCGAGGGAACGCTTGCCTATCGCGCCGCGTCGATTGCCAATGCGGAGCAGGCTGATGGTGGCATCCGCGTCACCCAGCGGCCGAGGCGTGAAAACGCCGTGATCGTCGAGACATTCGACACCGTGATCGTGACCACCGGGCCGGCGCATGGCGATATCTTGCGGACCAACACGGCGATTGCCGCGCTTGCGCGTCTGGGGTTGGTCAGGCTCGACCCTATCGGGCTCGGCCTGGAGACCGATCATCTCGGCCATGCCGTAGGAACCTCAGGACGTTCGGCTGACAGTATTTTCGTCAGCGGGCCTCTTGCTCGCGGGGGCGTCGGCGAGCTGATGGGTATCCCCGAGGTCACCGCGCATGCCGAGCGCATCGCCGCCGAAATCCAACACTGGCTCGACTACCGAACGGCGCTGCGCCGCAAGGCTTCGTGA
- the ssuD gene encoding FMNH2-dependent alkanesulfonate monooxygenase, whose translation MSTAIPDRIKVLWFLPTHGDSRYLGTSEGGRAVDLPYLTQVAKAADAIGYYGALLPTGRSCEDSWVVASALAPLTQRLRFLVAVRPGLQSPTLAARMTSTLDRISGGRLLINVVTGGDPVENKGDGIFLSHDERYEVTREFLDIYKAVLRGETVAFEGKHFHIEDGRLLFPPVQTPHPPLYFGGSSEAANAVAAEQIDKYLTWGEPPADVAAKVDHVRGLAEKAGRQVSFGIRLHVIVRETNDEAWADAERLISRLDDKTIGEAQKVFARMDSVGQSRMSQLHGGRRDKLEISPNLWAGVGLVRGGAGTALVGDAATVTERIDEYRRIGIDTFILSGYPHLEEAYRFGELVLPLLPLDHEISTRPTTVNMGPFGETVAGDHRPPALRASQS comes from the coding sequence ATGAGCACTGCCATTCCCGACAGGATCAAGGTCCTGTGGTTTCTGCCGACCCATGGCGACAGCCGCTACCTCGGCACGTCAGAAGGCGGCCGGGCGGTCGATCTGCCCTACCTAACCCAGGTCGCCAAGGCGGCCGATGCCATCGGCTACTATGGCGCGCTGCTGCCCACCGGGCGCAGCTGCGAGGACAGCTGGGTCGTGGCGTCGGCGCTGGCGCCGCTGACGCAGCGGCTGCGCTTCCTCGTTGCCGTCCGCCCCGGATTGCAATCGCCGACGCTCGCCGCGCGCATGACCTCGACGCTCGACCGCATTTCTGGTGGGCGCCTGCTCATCAACGTCGTCACCGGCGGCGATCCGGTCGAGAACAAGGGTGATGGCATCTTCCTCAGTCATGACGAACGCTATGAGGTGACGCGGGAGTTCCTCGACATCTACAAGGCCGTGCTGCGCGGCGAGACCGTTGCCTTCGAGGGCAAGCATTTCCATATCGAGGACGGCCGGCTGCTGTTTCCGCCCGTGCAGACGCCGCATCCGCCGCTTTATTTCGGCGGCTCGTCGGAGGCGGCCAACGCGGTCGCCGCCGAGCAGATCGACAAGTACCTGACCTGGGGCGAACCACCGGCGGACGTAGCGGCCAAGGTCGACCATGTACGCGGCCTTGCCGAAAAGGCCGGCCGCCAGGTGAGCTTCGGCATCAGGCTGCATGTCATCGTGCGCGAAACCAATGACGAGGCCTGGGCCGATGCCGAGCGGCTGATCAGCCGCCTCGATGACAAGACGATCGGCGAGGCGCAGAAGGTGTTCGCCCGCATGGATTCCGTTGGCCAGTCGCGCATGAGCCAGCTGCATGGCGGCCGCCGCGACAAGCTCGAGATCAGCCCGAACCTTTGGGCTGGCGTCGGCCTGGTGCGCGGAGGTGCCGGCACCGCGCTGGTCGGCGACGCGGCGACGGTGACGGAGCGCATCGACGAATACCGGCGCATCGGCATCGATACCTTCATCCTGTCCGGTTATCCGCATCTGGAGGAGGCCTATCGGTTCGGCGAACTGGTGCTGCCGTTGCTGCCGCTCGATCATGAAATCTCGACGCGGCCGACCACTGTGAACATGGGACCTTTCGGCGAAACGGTGGCTGGTGACCACCGCCCGCCAGCGCTGCGCGCGAGCCAGTCTTGA
- a CDS encoding SfnB family sulfur acquisition oxidoreductase, with the protein MTIQSRQPSDIRSAVPPVERPSAKAHVIKTDAEAVAVAEKLAAEFAREASKRDRERIWPKEELDAFSQSGLWSINVPKAYGGPELSYVTLSKVITIISAADPSLGQIPQNHLGVVAAIRTVSDEAQKKLLFAEVLSGTRFGNAFSEFGSKRAADFETKFVDAGDHVVVNGQKFYSSGALLAHLVPIVALDDEGRAWYAIADRGAPGLTVIDDWSSFGQKTTLSGTVLLDNVKVPKTHLVPGYQGYDRPTADGAIFQIIQAAVDLGIAKAAIDETIEFVRTKSRAWIDSGVDHAWQDPYTIQAVGDLRLRANAAEAILEKAGLAVDRAVADPNGKTVAEAQIAVAEAKILTTEIAITATNRLFELAGTRSTLAEHNLDRHWRNARTHTLHDPVRWKYAILGNYYLNDVNPPLHAWS; encoded by the coding sequence ATGACGATCCAATCTAGGCAGCCGTCGGACATCCGCAGCGCCGTGCCGCCGGTCGAACGCCCTTCGGCCAAGGCACATGTCATCAAGACCGACGCCGAGGCAGTTGCCGTCGCCGAGAAGCTGGCCGCCGAATTCGCCAGGGAGGCTTCGAAGCGAGACCGCGAACGTATCTGGCCGAAGGAGGAGCTCGACGCGTTCTCGCAAAGCGGTCTGTGGTCGATAAATGTGCCGAAGGCCTATGGCGGACCGGAACTGTCCTATGTGACGCTGTCGAAGGTGATCACCATCATCTCGGCGGCCGACCCGTCGCTCGGCCAGATCCCGCAGAACCATCTCGGCGTCGTGGCGGCCATCCGCACCGTCTCGGACGAGGCCCAGAAGAAACTGCTGTTCGCCGAGGTTCTGTCGGGCACCCGCTTCGGCAATGCGTTCTCCGAATTCGGCTCCAAGCGGGCGGCGGACTTCGAGACAAAATTCGTCGACGCCGGAGACCATGTCGTCGTCAACGGCCAGAAATTCTATTCGAGCGGCGCCCTGCTTGCCCATCTGGTGCCGATCGTCGCACTCGATGACGAGGGCCGCGCCTGGTACGCCATCGCCGATCGTGGCGCGCCCGGACTGACGGTTATCGACGATTGGTCGAGCTTCGGCCAGAAGACGACGCTCTCAGGCACGGTCCTGCTCGACAATGTGAAGGTGCCGAAGACGCATCTCGTGCCCGGCTATCAGGGCTATGACAGGCCGACGGCCGATGGCGCCATCTTCCAGATCATCCAGGCCGCGGTCGACCTCGGCATCGCCAAGGCGGCGATCGATGAGACGATTGAATTTGTGCGGACAAAATCGCGTGCGTGGATCGACAGCGGCGTCGATCATGCCTGGCAGGATCCCTATACGATCCAGGCGGTGGGAGATCTCCGCCTGCGCGCCAATGCGGCGGAAGCCATTCTCGAAAAGGCCGGGCTCGCGGTCGACCGCGCGGTAGCCGATCCGAACGGCAAGACCGTCGCGGAAGCACAGATCGCGGTGGCGGAAGCCAAGATCCTCACCACCGAGATCGCCATCACCGCCACCAACAGACTGTTCGAGCTGGCCGGCACGCGGTCCACTTTGGCCGAACACAATCTCGATCGCCACTGGCGCAACGCCCGCACCCATACGCTGCACGATCCGGTGCGCTGGAAATACGCGATCCTCGGCAATTACTACCTGAACGACGTCAACCCGCCGCTCCATGCCTGGAGCTGA